TTAAATCTTAATAATCTTCCTACTAAAACTTTAGAGGCTTTTGCCTTAGGTAATATAAAAAATGGAGAGGGCTATTTTAGTGGAAAACTAAACATCAATGGTACGGCTCAAAAACCTCAAATAAGAGGTGGGATAAAATTCAATAATGTAGGGCTAGAGATTGCTAAAACAGGAACTGTTTTTAAAAATATTGAAGATGAAATAAGATTTTCAGGACAAAATATTGTTTTTGAACAATTTAAACTTCGTGATACAGAAAATAACAGTTTACTCATAAACGGAGATATACAAACCGAATATTTCAAGAAATATGCTTTCAATCTTGATGTTAATGCCAAAGATTTTAAGCTAGTAAATTCTGAAAAAGATAATGATAAAATGATGTACGGTGTACTCTCTCTAGATACCAATCTAAGGATAAGAGGTAATTTGGATTTGCCAAAAGTGGACGGGACATTATCTGTAACCGATGCCACAGATTTTACCTTTATACTCCCTCAAAGTACTCCTACGAAACAAGATAGAGAAGGAATTGTTGAATTTGTAGACAAAGCTAAATTTGGATTGGCTAAAAATGAGATAGCAGACACTTTAAGCCCCAAAAATCAACTTAAAGGTATGGATATCTCGGTTAATATAGATATAGATAAAAATGCGAAAATGTCTTTGGTCATAGACAAAGCCAATGGCGATTTTGTAAAACTACAGGGGCAAGCACAGCTCACAGGAGGTGTATCTCCTTCCGGAAGAACCACTCTCGTAGGTGTCTATGAGGTACATTCTGGAGCCTATGAGATGTCCGTGAATATGCTCAGAAGAAAATTTGAAATAAAAAAAGGAAGTACCATTACATGGAACGGAGAACCTACTGAAGCTGATATGAATATAACTGCAATTTATACCACAGAAACGGCTCCTCTAGATTTGGTACAGCAACAGTTGGCAGGACTTAGCCCAAGAGAGCTTAATCAGTATAAACAACGTATTCCATTTAATACCCACCTCATTATGAAAGGTGAACTCATGAAGCCCGAAATCTCTTTTGACATTACAACAGAGGATAAGAACGCCGCAGTAAGTTCTACCGTAATATTAAACACAGAACAAAGACTAGCTCAGCTTCGTCAAGAAACTTCAGAGTTAAACAAACAGGTCTTTGCCCTTCTACTCCTCAATCGTTTTATTGGAGAAAACCCTTTTGAAACGAGTTCAGGAATATCCGCTGAATCAATGGCAAAACAAAGTGTTAGTAGAATTTTAAGCCAAAGTTTAAACGATTTAGCTGGAGATTTAATTGCTGGTGTAGAACTTAATTTTGATCTAGAATCGTCAGATGATTATTCTACTGGAGAAAGAACCTCAAGAACAGACCTAAATGTAGCTTTGAGTAAAAAATTACTTAATGATAGGCTCAAGGTATCTTTAGGTAGTAACTTTGGATTAGAAGGAGCTACTAGACTTGGAGAACAAGCCTCTAATATAGCAGGAGATATTATGGTAGATTATATGCTTTCTAAAGACGGCAGATATCTTCTAAGAACTTACAGAAAAAACCAATATCAAGTAGCTCTACAAGGGCAAGTTATAGAAACAGGATTAGGCTTTGTAATCACTCTGGATTACAACGACCTTAGAGAAATTTTAAAAAAGAAAAAGAATAAAAAACAATAGAATATCTTTCTTCAAAAATGAAACATATAATCAAACAATATTCAATATTCATACACATTGTTTATATCAGTATTTTTATAGTAGGCTGCTCTGGAGCTTCTACCCTTAAAGAAGGAGAAATTTTATATACTGGAGCTAAAATCAAAATAAAATCAGAACAATTGAACAAAAACGATATTTCTGAGCTGAAAAAAGGTACGGAGAGCAAACTTTCTCCTAAACCTAATGCTTCATTTTTAGGAATACGTCCTAGATTGTATTTTTATAAATGGGCAGGAGAAACTAAACAAAATAAAGGTCTGCGATATTGGATTAAAAATAAACTAGGAGAAAAACCTATTCTTCTACAAGATGTAGATAGAGAGTTTAATAAAGAAATTACCGTTAATTATGCAGAAAATATTGGCTATTTTAATACTAAAGTAAGATATGATACCCTCACAAAAGGTAGAACTGCTAAGGTTTTATATACTATAACTCCTTACAATAGATATTTTATAGATACCGTAAACTTCCTGTCTTCCACCAATGAAGAGGTAGTAGAAGATATAAAAGCAACACAAAAACAAAGCCTAATAAAACCACAAGAACCCTATAATCTCGAAATAATAAAAAATGAGAGACTCCGTATAGATACTTATATGAAGGAGAATGGATATTATTATTTTAGTCCAGATAACATCATTATTCAAGCGGATAGCACTGTAGGAAACAATAAAGTTGCAGTCAATGTAAAACTAAAAGACCAAACTCCAGAACTTAGCAAAAAAAAGTTTAGTATAGATAAAGTAATTATTTACCCCGATTATAGCATACAAAATGTAGAGAAAGGAAGTATAGCTATTCCCACCACGACTGACGGCCTAGAAGTTTACAAAGACATGTACATTATAGACCCTGAAAAAAAATTTAAACCACAAGTTTTTGATAGGACTATGTACTTTCACTCAGGTGAAATTTATAACAGAAGAGACCATAACCTTACGCTTAAAAGACTTATAAATCTAGGTGTTTTTAAGTTTGTGAAAAATCAGTTTATCATTTCAGATTCTCTAAATAATAAATTTGATGCGTACTACCTACTCACCCCAAACAATTTTCAATCACTCCGTATGGAAGCATTAGGTAAGACTAATTCTGCAAACTTTAACGGTGGAGAGATAAATATCAATTGGCTTCACAGAAACTTATTTAAAGGTGCAGAGCAACTAAGAATTACTGCTTATGGAGGTATGGACGTGCAAGCTGGAGGTCCTAGAGCTTTCAGTAATATATTAAGATTTGGAGGCAACGCTCAACTTACTTTCCCAAGGATTATAGCTCCTTTTAAGTTTCATACCAGTTCAGAGTTTGTTCCAAGAACACAAGTAAACCTAGGGTATGACTATCAGCGAAGAACAGGACAGTATACTTTACATAACTTTAGTACCTCTTTTGGATATTTGTGGAAAGAAAATGCACAGAGAGAGCACGACCTTAAAATATTTAGTGCTACTTATGTTAACCCTAAAAGTGTTTCGAATGAATATAAATCCCTAGCAAAGATATACCCTAATTTAGCTAGAGCAATAGAAAGGCAGTTAGTTTTTGGACCTATGTACCAATATACATACACCAATACCATCATACCTAGAACACACCAATTCTACTTTCGTGGTATAGCCGACTTATCAGCCAATCTTACAGGGTTACTGTCTAATGCAAATGTAAAAGAAGGAAGACAAAAAACCATACTAGGTGTACCCTTTAGCCAGTATGCAAAATTGGATACAGACTTTCGTTACTACTATAATATAAACTCTAAAAATGTTTTAGCTGCAAGGCTAATGATGGGATTAGCTTACCCTTACGGCAATTCTATTACAGTACCTTTTTCTAGACAATTTTTTGTAGGAGGAAGTAATAGTATCAGAGCCTTTAGAGCTAGAACACTAGGTCCAGGTAGTTATGACCCAAGAAACCAACAAGGCAGTTTCTTTTTAGACCAAGCAGGAGATATTAGGCTAGAAACTAATTTAGAATATCGTTTAAACCTCTATCGTTTTCTTAACTTAGGTCTCTTTTTAGATGCTGGTAACATTTGGCTTATCAATGATGATCCTACTCGCCCAGGTGCTAAGTTTGGTAAAGATTGGGCTTCTGAAATTGCTATAGGAGGAGGCTTAGGACTTCGATTTGATTTTAATATATTTGTACTAAGGACAGATCTTGCCATTCCTATAAGAGTACCCTATTATAACAAAGGGGAACGATGGAGATTTAACCATATTGATTTTAACAATTCTTCTTGGAGAAAAGATAACCTAATCCTAAACATAGCCATCGGCTATCCTTTTTAGAAAAAAGACTATTATGAAAGATAATCTTAAATTTTACTGGGAAACCATTAGAAAAGCAGGAGCAGATTGGAGCAACTCAAATACAGATAGAGATGCGGCAGGAATTGCTTACTATGCTATATTTTCCATACCTGGATTACTTATAATTTTAATTTGGGTTATGGGGATTATTTTCGGAGATACCAATTTTCAACAAAAAATATTACAAGAGGTTACAAAAATTATGGGAGAAGATACCGCCAAAAGTTTAGATGGTATCTTAATATCTTCTATGATAGACCAAGACGGAATTATTATGAGAATTATTGGAGTGGTAACTCTCATTTTTGGGGCGACAACCCTATTTTTTCAACTTCAAAAGTCTCTCAATGAATTATGGGGTGTAAAAGCAGCTCCCCAAAAGGCTATACTCAAATTTCTAGTAGACCGTGCAAATTCACTAGGAATGATACTCATTATTGGCTTTCTAATGATGATTACAATGATTTTATCTACACTTATAGGGCTAACTAATGATTTTATCTCTCAACACCTAGGGCTAGAGACCTATTATATTATACAAATCATAAATACACTTGTGGGGTTCCTTATTGTTGTTCTACTGTTTGCTCTTATGTTTAAAGTCCTTCCAGATGTTCAGCTTTCTTGGCGTTCTGTATGGGTAGGAGCATTTATTACCGCATTTTTGTTTACTTTAGGTAAATCTCTATTAAGTCTTTACTTCAGTCATTTTAAACCTACATCTGCTTTCGGAGCAGCTGGATCCGTTATTCTAATTATAATGTGGATAAATTATACTTGCAGACTCATCTTTTTTGGAGCAGTATTTACCAAAGTTTATACCTACCGTAGAGGTCTAAAAATACAGCCTTCTCAACATGCTAAATGGACTTCCGACAGAAGAGAGCCTTCTTCATACTAACCATTCTCTCTAGGTATGAGCAAAAAATTTCAACATAAAAATATCCTCATCACAGGAGGCGCTAGCGGCATCGGTAAAATTATGGCTAGACTTTCGTTAGAGAAAGGTGCTAAAGTGATTATTTGGGATATTGACCAATCAAAAATTGATGAAACTATCCTCCAGTTTTCATCACTAGGTTCTATCTTCGGATATAAGGTAGATGTTTCCAATTATGACGAAGTACAACACTTCGCCATAAAAACTAAACAAAAGATTGGTAATGTTGATATTCTAATTAACAATGCAGGGATTGTGGTAGGCAAATATTTCCACGAACACTCTCAAAAGGATATTTTAAAAACCATAGAAATCAATACCAATGCACCTATGGTAATCACTAATCTATTTTTACAAGATATGCTCACAAAAAATTTAGGACATATCTGTAATATTGCCTCTTCGGCAGGATTGGTATCTAACCCTAAAATGTCCGTATATGCAGGGAGCAAATGGGCTGTTGTTGGTTGGTCTGACAGCCTTAGGCTAGAAATGGAACAGCTGAAAAAAAACATCAAAGTAACCACCATTATGCCTTACTATATCAACACTGGAATGTTTGATGGCGTAAAATCTGTTCTACCTATATTAGATCCTGAAAAAGCAGCTAAAACTATCATTAGTGCCATAGAAAACAACAGAAAAATGGTAACGCTTCCTAGCTATATCTATCGTTTAACTCGTATAGGTCAAGGGTTGTTCCCTCTTCGTTTTTTTGATTGGTTTGCAGGAAGTTTACTAGGAATCTATAAAACAATGGCTGACTTTAAAGGTCATAAAAAATAATTATACCAATGGAAACTCCAAAAGCCCAAATATCAGCACTCGTCCAAAAGCAAAAAGCATTTTTTGCAACTCAACAAACCAAGGCTATTGATTTTAGACTAAAGCAATTATCTCTACTAAAACAAGCCATACTAAAATATCAACCCGAAATAGAAGAAGCCTTATGGAAAGATTTACACAAATCTAAAGAAGAAGTTTACCTTACAGAAATTAGCATTGTTCTCAACGAAATTAATTATCATTTAAAAAAATTAAAAAGTTGGACTCGTCCTAAGAGGGTTTGGTCGCCTATTTCGGTACTTCCTGCATCTAGCCGTATCATCTACGAACCCTTGGGTGTAGCTCTTATTATCTCTCCGTGGAATTATCCGTTCCAGCTTCTTATCAATCCTCTAGTAGGGGCTATTTCCTCTGGCTGTTGTGCTTTACTAAAAGCCTCTCCTGACGCTCCACATCTTGCGAATGTAGTGGAAGAAATGCTAACAGAATATTTTCCGCCAGAGTACATTACCTTTGTTAAAGGTGGACGAGAAACCAACACCTACTTGCTAGAGGAATGCTTTGATTTTATTTTCTTTACCGGAAGTCCATCTCTAGGAAAAGTGGTTATGAAAGCGGCGGCAGAAAATTTAACACCCATTGTGTTAGAATTAGGTGGTAAAAGCCCTTGTATTGTGGATAAAGAGGCAAACCTCAACCTTGCTGCCAAAAGAATTGCGTGGGGAAAACTCATCAACGCTGGACAAACTTGCATCGCTCCAGATTATCTTTGGGTACACCGTTCAGTAAAAAAAGAGCTTCTTGAAAAAATAGCTTACCACATTAAAGAAATGTATGGCACCAATGTTAAATCTAGCCCTTTTTACCCTCGTATTGTAAATGATAAATCAGTAGAAAGGCTTTCTAAGTTTCTTAATGAAGGAAATATCTATTTAGGTGGAGAAGTAGATTCCAGCCAAAAATACATCGCTCCAACTATTATAGATAATGTAGAGCCTCACTTCGCCATTATGCAAGAGGAAATTTTTGGACCATTGTTACCTGTAATGACATTTGACCATATTGATGAACCTATCTCGTATATCAATCAACATGAAAAGCCATTAGCATTGTATTATTTTGGTAAAAATAAAACTGCTAAAGAGGTAATTTTAAAAACAAGTTCTGGCGGAGGTTGCATCAACGATACGCTTATGCATATTGCCAATCATCATCTTCCTTTCGGTGGTGTTGGGAATAGTGGTATGGGCAAGTACCACGGAAAGTACAGTTTTTTAGCCTTTAGTAATGAAAGAGCTATCGTAAAAACACCAACATTTTTAGACCTTCCGTTCAAATATGTTCCATTTAAATTTTTTGAATGGGTAAAGAAAATGATATAGTTTTGCTAATAAAAAAAACCTCAGAATAAATATTTATTCTGAGGTTTTTAAAGAAGTCAATCAAGTATCAAAAATGTAGAAACTAATCTACATCTTTATTCAAAAATTTGTTTTCTCTAAGCTCTACTCTGCCATTGTTATCAGCTAAAAAACTACTGATACGCTCATCAGAAGGGCTATCATCTAGTTTAATATTTTTTCTTCTAAAAGCAGGTACTGTTTCAAAAGTATTTTCCTCATCTACATTTTGGTAACGAGAATTAAATTCTTTTAGCTTATTTCTTCTCTCCTGTACTTTAGAGTCTTCTACTTTTTTCTCTATAAAAGTAAAAAGCGTTTCCTCTTGAGCTATTTCTTCATTACGAAATATAGGTTTCTCTTCTACTTTCTGAGTTACTTGAGGCTCTTGAGACACAACAGTATTAGATACTGTTTTTACTTCCTCTTCAAAAGTAGGCTCTTCTTCTTTTATTTTAAAGCTGAACTCTACAGGTTTTTCATCTAAGAATAAAGATTTGGTAGGTTGTATGCTACTTTCGTCTTTTGATTCAAAAGTAAAAGATATTCCTTTTGGTTCTTCGTATCCTTCATCATAAGAGAATAAATCTAGTTCATTACTTCCTTCTTCAAATTCTTCATTAACCTCTTCAACATAGGTCATTGGTTGTACTTCTTGAACCGCTAACTGCTCTCCACTTAACCTATTTGCTGAAAATTGTGGTGAAGAAAAATCATCTTCTTCATCTAGCTTCACGATGTTTTTCTCTGTAGCAACAGAACCTAACCCTGCATTCTTAGCATCAGAAGAAATTTTAAAAGGCGACTCTCTTCTAACTGAGTTTGCCGTTTCGTGTAAAGGTACCTTAACTACTTCCGTAGGACCTGCATTGATGTGGTTTTCATTAGTAAATCCCGTAGCAATTACCAATACTCTAATAGCATCACCAAGTTCTTCATCTGTACCTACACCAAAGATAATGTTAGCTGTATTTCCTGCCTCGTTTTGGATATAATCGTTGATAAGACCAATTTCGTCCATCGTAGCTTCAGAAGCCTCATCAGAACCACTCTGAATAAGAAGCAATACATCTTGAGCTCCCGTAATTTTGTTATCATTAAGAAGCGGGGAGTCTAATGCCTTTTTAACAGCTTCTTCTGCTCTCTTCTCTCCTGTAGCACTTCCTGTAGACATCAAGGCTGTACCTGAATTCTGCAACACCGACTTAGCATCTCGGAAGTCAATATTGATAACAAAAGAACCAGTAATTACCTCTGCCATACCTTTGGCTGCATTGGTAAGCACCTCATCTGCTTTAGAAAAACCTTGTTTAAATCCTAAATTACCAAACTGTTGTCTTAGTTTATCGTTGTTTATCACGATGAGAGAATCCACATTATTTCTTAGTTTCTCTAGCCCTGCTTCAGCTTGGTCTAATCTTCTTTTTCCTTCAAAAGAAAACGGAACTGTAACGATAGCCACCGTTAAAATACCCATTTCCTTCGCCGCCTTAGCAATGATAGGTGCCGCACCTGTACCTGTACCACCACCCATACCAGCGGTAATGAACACCATTTTGGTATTTTGTCCTAGAGTGCTTTTTATTTCGTCTATACTTTCTATTGCAGCCTTTTCTCCCACTTCTGGGTCTGCACCAGCACCTAAGCCTTCTGTAGTTGTGATACCTAACTGAACTTTATTAGAAACAGGATTGTTATTCAGCGTTTGTGCATCTGTATTACAAATGACGAAATCTACGCCGTGAATCCCTCTTTCATACATATGTTTTAAGGCATTGTTTCCGCCACCACCTACACCTATCACCTTGATAATAGATGAGTTGCCTTTTGGTAAATCAAATTCAAAACCTGTTTTATTGGTATTTTCCATTACTTCATTTTAAATGACTAAATTACTTAATTATTCCGATTCCTCAAAGAATTTTTTTATCTTTTCTAAGATGTTTTGCCCTATGGTAGGCTTTCTAGAAGCATTTTGCTGAACCACAGTCTCATTATGAGTTGGTTCGGTACTATCTAATGCTTTATCCTCTTGACTGGTTTTATCAGCAACCGTTTGGTTAGAAACAGATACTTCCTCTTGAACTAAAGAATTAGTTTTCTTATCTCTAATAGACAAACTCTCCATTAGAAGCCCTATAGATGTTGCAAATTCAGGGCTTTTTAAATGTTGATTTTTATCGTTAGAAATATATTCATTAGCGTAACCTATACGGCTATCAAACCCTGTGATATAATTTGCGAGCTGTCTCAGATGTTTTAGATTAGAACCACCACCTGTAAGCACAATCCCCGCAATGAGTTTTCTTTTTTTCTCATGTGCTCCGTAGGCTTTAAGTTCGGTATTTACCATCTCCAAAATTTCTTCTACTCTAGCATGAATAATCTTCGCTAATGTTTTTAGAGAAATTTCTTTTTCAGTTCTTCCATGAAGCCCAGGAATGGTAACAAAAGTGCTTTCCTTTTCCAATTCTGGAACAGCAGACCCAAAACGAACTTTAAGTTGCTCTGCGTGTTTTTCGATAATAGAACAGCCATCTTTAATATCCTCGGTAATAATACCACCTCCGTAAGGGATAACACAAGTGTGACGGATAATATTATCCTTAAATATTGCAATATCAGTAGTACCACCACCTATATCTACAATGGCTACTCCAGCCTCCTTTTCTTCCTTAGTAAGAACAGCTTCAGATGATGCCAACGGCTCCAAAGTAAGCGACTCCATCTCTAGCCCTGCTTCTTTAACGCATCTACTGATATTTTTAATACTACTCATCTGCCCTACCACCACATGGAAATTAGCTTCAAGACGCTTTCCGTGCATTCCTATTGGCTCTTGGATTTCGCCCTCCGAGTCTACCTTATATTCTTGTGGAAGTACATGGATAATCTCTTCACCAGGAAGCATCACCAATTTCTTAACTTGATTTTTAAGCTCTTCTATATCCTCCTCGGTAATGTATTGATCTGGATTTTCTCGCATAATGTAATCCGAGTGTTGCAAAGAACGGATATGTTTACCTGCAATACCCACCGTTACCTTAGTAATAGGTACACCTGCACTTTTTTGAGCCTCGCTAACAGCTGTTTTAATGGAATTGATGGTTTGGGCAATGTTGTTTACAATCCCTTTATGCACACCTAAACTAGGTGCCACACCTACTCCCATAACCTCTATCTTACCGTACTGATTACGACGACCAACGATGGCAACGATCTTGGTGGTCCCAATGTCTAATCCTACTGAATACTCTTGGCTTTCCATTTATCTTGATTTGAATTTGATTTTATTGATTCTTTTCTTCTTCTTTATCTGTTTCTTCTTTGTAACCTTTACTAAGTGTAGTTACAATCTGATTATCATATTTCAATGATATTTTGGTGTACTTATCCGAAGGTTGATAAACCAAATACTTTTCTACAAACGCTTTGAAACCTTTAACTTTGAAATCTATATTTTCCAAACTTCCTAGCTCCACTCTGTAGTTTTCTTCATTGGCAATAAGATAATAATTTTCTCTCTCTTTTACAATACCAATGAAAAACTTTTTACTAAAGTCGTCTTTATTTATTTTTTTTACCAGCTCTATCAATTGAGGATATTCCTCTGGTTGCACATTACCACTCACAAGCATACACGATGCTGAATAATTACGATTGATAGGAAATTCAATCCCCTTTTCATCTACATAAAACTCTTTCTTCCCTTTGCTTAGCCTAAACACAGGCACTCTTTGCACAATATCTAAATGCAATATACCATCAAGGCTAAGATAAACATTGGCACTATCTACCGCGGAATATTCTGTGATTTTTCGTTCCAATTTGGGTATATCAATATCTCCAACTTTATTGGTAGTATTGGCTTTTTTAACAATGCTTTCTATTTCTTTCTCATCAATAAAATAGACTGGCTTCTCTCCTTGAATAATATTAACAGCCACTTTATCCATAGAGGTATTATTAAATCTTTTCAATGAAAAGTTTAACAAAAATCCCAGCAGGATAATCGTAACAGCTATTTTTAATATTCTGTACTTGTTCTTCATTTTAAAGTTCTATGCTTCCTTTAACCAGCTTACAATACCATCATAAAGCGTGTCTATATCTCCCGCACCTACCGTAAGTAAAATGTCAAAGTTTTTATTTTTAATTTTACCAAAAGTCTCCGACAAACTAGAAACCTCTTTGTCTGCCAATGTTACTTTTTCTAACAACCAATCTGAACTAACACCTTCAAAATCCTTTTGCAATTCTCTCGCAGGATAAATATCTAAAAGCATCAACTCGTCTCCTTGAGACAAACTTTTAGCAAAGTCATCTGCAAAATCTCGCGTTCTACTGAACAAGTGCGGTTGGAACACCACCAAAAGTTTCTTATCGGGATAGAATGTTCGGATAGAACCAATCACCGCATTAAGCTCCGTAGGATGGTGGGCATAATCGTCTACATAAATCTTTCCGTTAGGGAAAATATGCTTGGTATATCTCCTTTTAATGCCTTTAAATTTAGCCAAAGCCTCTTTTAAATCTTCTAAAGAAACACCTATTTTATGCAAAACAGCCAATGCTGCTGTGGCATTTTCCACATTATGAATGCCTGGTATTTCCCAACTAAAGCATTGAGTTTCCCCATCTGGAGTATAGAAATTAAACGATATAGAATCTCCCTCCAACCTCAACTCGTCTGAATAATAATCGGCCTTTTCGTTCACAGCATAGGTAGTCGCATTTCTATCCAAGTTTATACCTTTTCGCACAAAAAGCTGACACTCCTCCGATACCAAATGAGCAAAATCTCTAAAGCCCTTTTCTATGGTAGTTTTATCTCCATAAATGTCTAAATGGTCTGCATCTGTAGAGGTTATAATTGCCCAATCTGGAGCTAAATTAAGAAAACTTCTGTCGTATTCATCGGCTTCCACCACAGAATAATCGTTACCATTAAATATGAAATTAGACCCAAAGTTTTCAGCAATACCTCCCAAAAAACCAGAAAAT
This Riemerella anatipestifer DNA region includes the following protein-coding sequences:
- the murC gene encoding UDP-N-acetylmuramate--L-alanine ligase yields the protein MQNISTYQNFYFIGIGGIGMSALARYFHSIGKTVLGYDKTSTKLTSTLISEGIKISFEDSIDEQIKAFKPEDTLVIYTPAIKQLGILDFFQEKGFTVLKRAKVLGLITSETECIAVAGTHGKTTTSSLVAHLCKEVNLPFSGFLGGIAENFGSNFIFNGNDYSVVEADEYDRSFLNLAPDWAIITSTDADHLDIYGDKTTIEKGFRDFAHLVSEECQLFVRKGINLDRNATTYAVNEKADYYSDELRLEGDSISFNFYTPDGETQCFSWEIPGIHNVENATAALAVLHKIGVSLEDLKEALAKFKGIKRRYTKHIFPNGKIYVDDYAHHPTELNAVIGSIRTFYPDKKLLVVFQPHLFSRTRDFADDFAKSLSQGDELMLLDIYPARELQKDFEGVSSDWLLEKVTLADKEVSSLSETFGKIKNKNFDILLTVGAGDIDTLYDGIVSWLKEA